Proteins from one Panicum virgatum strain AP13 chromosome 7K, P.virgatum_v5, whole genome shotgun sequence genomic window:
- the LOC120641261 gene encoding SWI/SNF complex subunit SWI3A-like produces the protein MSPPAAGAAATSGDGPPSSPRELYTIPASSGWFRWDGIHETERRALPEFFGGAGGAGFGTATRNPRIYREYRDFIIAKYREDPARRLTFTEVRRALVGDVTLLRKVFAFLDASGLINFSASSSSSGPASRQQEVGVVVESPVGLQVTPRPPASYFAEEKRGGAGGEKENGFRLPPLTSYSDVFGEWAPGKAPICGFCGEECNDEKVETLKAGFKVCSKCSKSNNDNKEEANKCPGDKKESVDNHASSPWTDAETLLLLEGVLKHGDDWDLIAQHVRTKNKSECIARLIQLPFGEHMLGTINGKSVSRLHMNQATDGKMNQHLMNDSSSNSTEKVDGMRIDGNEDSADKSVEEHPTKRRRLFSSMDATTSLMEQLALLTTSTSPDVVAAAADAAIKALGDENPQARKAFRLSEREFKTKAFASNHVQQIDRKVGNKDVEMHGQTGSDKQQEKKFVASAYQVRASVATAIGVAAACAKMLADQEEREMELLMASIIETQTGHELPEREKESYARSRACRLALIDHAVARKKPPLNAFKPHPEHKSKLVCNITGDTVNKSEEHIWKHINGKRFLNKLEKLEEQMSSGEMANGEAAKSNEMEKKSKSSKKDKKGKKKSNGASPSVPREPKPEMDDSDDPDFWVPPVGSRWDDDDGKDRWKSSLGKNDSAKNKGGSDDDDGGDNDDGNDDDIADKDDAESRELASRTKRMSLEAVGPSSFASRKKKPKKEQ, from the exons atgtcgccgccggcggctggcgcggccgccacctccggCGACGGGCCGCCGTCGTCTCCGCGCGAGCTCTACACCATCCCGGCCTCATCCG GTTGGTTCCGGTGGGACGGGATCCACGAGACGGAGCGCCGCGCGCTGCCGGAGTTCttcggcggggccggcggcgccgggttCGGGACGGCCACGCGGAACCCGCGGATCTACCGCGAGTACCGCGACTTCATCATCGCCAAGTACCGGGAGGACCCGGCGCGCCGGCTCACCTTCACCGAGGTCCGCAGGGCGCTCGTCGGGGACGTCACGCTCCTCCGGAAGGTCTTCGCCTTCCTCGACGCCTCCGGCCTCATCAacttctcggcctcctcctcgtcctcggggCCCGCGTCGCGGCAGCAGGAGGTGGGGGTCGTCGTGGAGTCGCCCGTGGGGCTGCAGGtgacgccgcgcccgccggcgtcCTACTTCGCCGAGGAGAAGCGGGGAGGGGCGGGCGGGGAGAAGGAGAACGGGTTCCGCTTGCCCCCGCTGACCTCCTACAGCGATGTGTTTGGCGAATGGGCGCCTGGGAAGGCCCCTATATGTGGGTTTTGCGGCGAGGAGTGCAATGATGAGAAGGTTGAGACGTTGAAG GCTGGTTTTAAAGTATGTTCAAAGTGTTCCAAAAGCAATAATGATAACAAGGAAGAAGCGAATAAATGTCCTGGTGACAAAAAGGAGAGCGTGGACAACCATGCTTCTAGTCCATGGACAGACGCAGAGACGTTACTCCTATTAGAAGGAGTCCTAAAACATGGAGATGACTGGGATCTTATCGCCCAGCATGTACGCACAAAGAATAAATCAGAATGCATAGCAAGGCTTATTCAGTTGCCTTTTGGTGAACATATGCTGGGCACAATAAATGGTAAATCTGTTAGCCGGCTCCACATGAACCAGGCAACTGATGGAAAAATGAACCAGCACCTTATGAATGACTCTTCAAGCAATTCAACTGAAAAGGTTGATGGCATGCGTATTGATGGAAATGAAGATAGTGCTGATAAATCAGTAGAAGAACATCCTACAAAACGCAGACGGTTGTTTTCTTCAATGGATGCTACCACTTCATTAATGGAGCAG TTAGCACTCCTGACCACATCAACGAGCCCAGATGTTGTTGCTGCAGCTGCTGATGCTGCAATTAAAGCTTTGGGCGATGAAAATCCCCAAGCAAGGAAAGCCTTTCGCCTTAGTGAACGAGAATTTAAGACTAAGGCATTCGCTTCAAACCATGTCCAACAGAT CGATCGCAAAGTTGGCAATAAGGATGTGGAAATGCATGGCCAGACTGGTTCTG ATAAGCAGCAGGAAAAGAAGTTCGTTGCTAGTGCATATCAAGTGAGGGCATCTGTTGCTACCGCTATTGGTGTAGCTGCTGCCTGTGCTAAAATGCTTGCGGACCAGGAGGAGCGAGAAATGGAGCTCCTAATGGCGTCGATAATTGAAACTCAG ACGGGGCACGAGCTGCCGGAGCGGGAGAAGGAGTCCTACGCGCGGTCCCGCGCCTGCCGTCTCGCGCTCATCGACCACGCCGTCGCGCGCAAGAAGCCGCCGCTCAACGCCTTCAAGCCCCACCCCGAGCACAA GTCGAAGCTGGTATGCAACATTACAGGGGATACAGTTAACAAGTCGGAGGAGCACATATGGAAGCACATCAACGGGAAGAGATTTCTTAACAAGCTAG AAAAGCTAGAAGAACAGATGTCTTCTGGTGAGATGGCTAATGGAGAAGCTGCTAAGTCAAATGAAATGGAAAAGAAGAGCAAGTCAAGCAAGAAGGACAAGAAAGGCAAGAAGAAATCTAATGGTGCCAGTCCTTCTGTGCCACGAGAACCTAAACCAGAGATGGATGATTCGGATGATCCCGATTTTTGGGTGCCTCCTGTCGGAAGTCGctgggatgatgatgacggGAAAGACAGATGGAAGTCCTCACTGGGGAAGAATGACTCAGCAAAGAACAAAGGTGGTTCTG atgatgatgacggTGGTGATAATGACGATGGCAACGATGATGACATAGCTGACAAGGATGATGCTGAATCAAGGGAACTTGCTTCGAG GACAAAGCGAATGTCACTAGAAGCAGTTGGGCCAAGTAGCTTCGCCTCAAGGAAGAAAAAACCCAAGAAGGAGCAGTAA
- the LOC120641259 gene encoding probable purine permease 11 encodes MQIYTNVVASAVAAAAMLATGEWGAVRGEVARYRSGTARYAATLLGIAVAWQAATLGMVRLITRASSLFANVTSTLGLPLVPILAVPLFGDRMTGIKVVAMLMAVWGFLSYVYQHYLDDRRVQDDAREKESSAPAGCKLCSREDGKPVDCAMPIRDSAVAEQGAPRV; translated from the coding sequence ATGCAGATCTACACCAACGTGGTGGCCTCGGCGGTAGCGGCTGCGGCGATGCTCGCGACGGGGGAGTGGGGGGCGGTCCGCGGGGAGGTGGCCCGGTACAGGAGCGGGACGGCGAGGTACGCGGCGACGCTGCTGGGGATCGCGGTGGCGTGGCAGGCGGCGACGCTGGGGATGGTGCGGCTCATCACGAGGGCGTCGTCGCTGTTCGCCAACGTGACGAGCACCCTGGGGCTGCCGCTGGTGCCCATCCTCGCGGTGCCGCTGTTTGGGGACAGGATGACGGGGATCAAGGTGGTGGCCATGCTCATGGCGGTGTGGGGGTTCCTCTCGTACGTGTACCAGCACTACCTCGACGACCGACGCGTGCAGGATGATGCTCGGGAGAAGGAGAGCTCCGCGCCGGCGGGCTGCAAACTCTGCTCGCGCGAGGATGGGAAGCCAGTCGATTGTGCCATGCCCATTCGGGACAGTGCTGTGGCTGAGCAAGGTGCTCCGCGCGTGTAG
- the LOC120641260 gene encoding eukaryotic translation initiation factor 4B1-like, with amino-acid sequence MAKPWGGVGAWALDAERAEEEEERERAAAVPPPEPAGGAASFPSLREAAAAGGGKSKKKNKGTTLSFSEFTTYGAAAAQRRAAPVEPRGLTPDEMMMLPTGPRERSAEELDRSRGFRSYGGGGFGGPGGGERRGFDDEGRRGPGRSSDLDMPSRADEVDDWGATKKFTPAATDSGRRDRFGGPSPLGHADDIDDWSRDKKPLPSRYPSLGSGGAGGGFRSSSGFRDSPGFRDSTASSDSDRWVRGATPMPHNGEGAGERPRIVLNPPKRDPAATSSPPAEVARNRPSPFGAARPREDVLAEKGVDWRKFESEIEQKTSRPTSSHSSRPNSAHSSRPGSPGSQVSVVGSEGAPRARPKFNPFGDAKPREVVLQEKGKDWRKIDLELEHRAVNRSESDEERNLKEEINLMKVDLKEIEGKISDGSDQASVDAKNLSEKISQLESQLEQLTRELDDKIRFAQRPRSGAGRVAVHPPTSLAEEPQATVVDRPRSRGGMEPPHPRQEERWGFQGSRERGSFGGSRSSDRPVTRQRW; translated from the exons atggCCAAGCCCtggggcggcgtcggcgcgtgGGCGCTGGACGCCGagcgcgccgaggaggaggaggagcgcgagcgcgccgcggccgtcccgccgcccgagcccgccggcggcgccgccagcttccccagcctccgcgaggcggccgcggccggcgggggcaagtccaagaagaagaacaagggcACCACCCTCTCGTTCTCCGAGTTCACCACCtacggcgcggccgcggcccagcgccgcgccgcgcccgtggAGCCCAGGGGCCTCACCCCGGACGAGATGATGATGCTGCCCACGGGGCCCCGGGAGCGCTCCGCCGAGGAGCTCGACCGCTCCCGCGGCTTCCGctcctacggcggcggcgggttcggCGGCCCCGGCGGAGGCGAGCGCCGCGGGTTCGACGACGAGGGCCGCCGCGGGCCGGGCCGGAGCTCGGATCTCGACATGCCCTCCCGCGCCGATGAGGTCGACGACTGGGGGGCCACTAAGAAGTTCACCCCGGCGGCCACCGACTCTGGCCGCCGCGACAGGTTCGGCGGGCCGTCCCCGCTCGGCCACGCGGATGACATCGACGACTGGTCGCGCGACAAGAAGCCGCTCCCGTCGCGCTACCCCAGCCTCGGTTCtggtggcgccggcggtgggTTCCGCAGCTCGTCCGGCTTCCGCGACTCACCGGGCTTCCGTGACTCAACGGCTTCCTCTGATTCCGACCGTTGGGTCCGTGGAGCCACCCCTATGCCACACAACGGCGAGGGGGCGGGGGAGAGGCCGCGCATCGTTCTCAATCCTCCGAAACGTGATCCTGCAGCTACATCTTCGCCGCCTGCCGAGGTGGCACGCAACCGGCCAAGCCCATTTGGGGCTGCAAGGCCCCGGGAGGATGTGCTGGCCGAGAAGGGAGTTGATTGGAGGAAGTTCGAGAGTGAGATTGAGCAGAAGACCAGTCGGCCTACCAGCTCGCACTCCAGCAGGCCAAATAGTGCGCATTCCTCCCGCCCTGGGAGCCCTGGATCACAGGTTTCAGTGGTTGGAAGTGAGGGGGCACCCAGGGCACGGCCAAAGTTTAATCCTTTCGGTGATGCCAAGCCAAGGGAAGTTGttttgcaggagaaagggaaaGATTGGAGGAAGATTGACCTTGAGCTGGAGCATCGTGCTGTAAATAG GTCAGAGTCCGATGAAGAAAGAAATTTGAAAGAAGAAATCAACCTTATGAAGGTGGATCTGAAAGAAATCGAGGGAAAGATAAGTGATGGTTCTGACCAAGCCTCGGTAGATGCCAAAAATTTGTCTGAGAAGATATCTCAGTTGGAAAGTCAACTTGAGCAGCTTACAAGGGAGTTGGATGACAAGATTCGATTTGCGCAAAGACCGCGTTCTGGTGCAGGCAGGGTTGCAGTGCATCCACCAACCAGTTTAGCGGAGGAACCACAAGCTACAGTTGTGGACAGACCGCGTTCTCGTGGTGGTATGGAACCACCTCACCCAAGGCAGGAAGAAAGATGGGGATTTCAAGGAAGCAGAGAAAGGGGCTCTTTTGGTGGAAGCAGAAGTTCAGATAG GCCAGTGACGAGGCAGCGATGGTGA